A segment of the Myotis daubentonii chromosome 6, mMyoDau2.1, whole genome shotgun sequence genome:
aggggaCTGAGGGAACGAGGGAAGGATGAGGCAGGGAGACGGGGAGGCAGGCAACCTGTCCAGCCATAATGGCTGGCCAGtccaagggaccctacccatgcatgaattttgtgtaccaggcctctagtttattcttAATTATATATCCCTTGATAAATTGattcctttatcattatataactagaggcccagtgcacaaaaatttgtgcactcggaggggtccctcagccctgcctgtgccctctcgcagtctaggagccctcggcggatgacaacctgctggcttaggcccactccccaggagattgggcctaagctggcagttagacatccctctggcagcctgggagcccttgggggatgtccactcgccagcagggagcaggcctaagcttcagtcagacatccttagggctcctgaggaagtgggagaggctcccaccaccaccgctgtactggaagccataagcctggcttgtggctgagcagagctccccctgtgggaatgcactgaccaccaggggcagctcctacattcagcgtctgccccctggtggtcagtgtgtgtcatagtgaccagtcattcccagtcgttctgctgttagggtcaatttgcatcttacccttttattatataggatagaggcctggtgcatgggtgggggccggctggtttgccctgaagggtgtccctgaggctggccacggccccttcagggtgggggtccccactggggttcctggccagcctgggtgaggggcttatagctgttttcaggctgtctacagccccttcagggtgggggtccgtactggggtgcctggccagtctgggtgaggggctgatggctgtttgcaggctggccacggcccccagccacccaagctcccagtggaggctggctggaagcaggtatctgggatttatttatcttctataattgaaactttgttgtcttgagcagaggccacagccggccagggcaggtgggaagcttggcttcctctatcgccagggcaaccaagcctcctggtTGCTCCAGGttggtggctgccagccaccattttggttgggttaatttgcatatagtcattctgattggctggtgggcatggcttgggcatagtggaggtgcagtcaatttgcatgttcctcttttattagattaggtaACCTTGTCTCTTTGATAGTCTTTGGCTTACCATTTATTTTGTCTATTATAACTGCAGCTGCTCTTGCTCTCTTTTGGTTTCCATGgtcatggaatatcttttttcatctctTCACTTTGAGCCTAAGTGTGTCCTTAAAGTTGAAGTTGAAGTCACTTGTAAGTATCATAtagttgggcctttttaaaaaaaaaaaaaaaatcgatccAGCCAAGTGATTTTCAATTGTTTTCATCTAACGGCACACAAACTAACTACTAAGATTCTGTGGCACACtgaaaaatatgttatattttttgctgatctgacaaaaataggtatacttttgattcattcacactggatggctattgttctgttggctattgtcatgtgttgttgttgttttttaaataaaatgtttatattgatgttttacagagagaggaaggggacgggatagagggatagaaacattatcaattggctgcatcctgtacgccccctactggggattgtgcacacaacctgggcatgtgtcctgactgggaattgaaccagtgacctcttggttcctgggtcaatgctcaaccactgagccacatcagctgggctgttatgtttttatttgacaatctatgGGGGAaaaggtcagtgtccctgactaaatagttaggtattgcatgttttaaaaattcttgtggcacaccagcaTGCCTGCTGTGGCACACCagtcaaaaatcaatgaaatagccaatctctgtctttaacccataacctaggtacatgccctgactgggaattgaatccatgacctttcagtctatgggatgatgctccaacctccaatcaactgagccacaccagaaaggtctctatgtcttttgaaatagagaatttaaagaatttaatccatttatgtctAGGGTATTTATTGGTAAGGACTTATTAATGCCATCTTATTAATTGTTTTCTGgctgttttgtagttttcttgttcctttcttctttactttctgcCTTTCTTTTCTATAGTATGCTTGGATTctcttctctttatcttttgtgtaTTTGTTGTAAgtttttgctttgtggttaccatgaggtGTACATAAAACATCTTATGGCTATACAGGTCTATTTTACACTGATAACAACTTAACTTTAATTATGTACCAAAACTCTACCCTTACTAGATTTAATGCACCACCATATTACAGTATTACAGTATTTTGAATTTGACTTCATGCTTATTCTTTACCACTGCATTGTATATTTCCATGTTATTAAATAGTGCCATTTTATTTCAGCCCGAAGACCTCTTTTCAGCATTGTTGTAAAGCAAGTCTAGTGGTAATGAACCCTATCAGTGCTTTTTTCTTAATCTGGAGAAGTCTAACTCTCCTTCATTTGTGAAGAACAAGTTTGTCAGACAGATACGATACACCATCTTATTTCatctcaacagatatttattcaaGCATTCTTTAAACTTTACTATACTGTATTTGGTTCTTGTGCAATGCTCTCTCACATTACcttgttcttttcctttataaattcttcagaatttataattttatgtttgttaaattattttatacaagtggcatacatatgtatatgtccCCCTGAAAGTGTAAGTTTTGTAAAGACAATGAATGTATTTGTTTTCACATTATGTAAATACACTCAGAACATATAGTATGGTATGTATCACAACACTGGTATTCAATGACCATTTTTGCATTAGTGATTGAATTAGTGAATATATTGACACAGTTTGGGGCTGAGTCCAGCCAATAATAAAGAGAATATGACTTTGATTTTCTTTGCTATTATTCCTTGTAGCAtacacattcttttatttttaatttatttttagagagaggaaagggtaGAGAGacgggggaaaagagagagagagagagatgagagagaaacattgattggttgtttcccGCACACACCCaggcaggggatcaaacccacaacctaacTATGTGCCTTGACtaaggaatcaaacctgcaaccatttggtgcatgggatgacgctccaaccaactgagccacctggccagggcagcataCACATTTTTTAGGGTTATGTTTCTGAGAGGCTCTATGATCTAGAGTAGAATTTGGATACTCAGGGTTTCCTAAGTGTGATAAAAGTTTGGAAAACCTTCAAAACCAACATACCTTCAAACAGAATGCTTCTCTGCCTATATTTTGGCTTTCTTGGAATACTCAAAATTTTTTTGAACTATGGAAAATTCACTTATATAAAGTAATAAAGAGAATAGTGTCATGTATCAACAGCCCAGCTTTAACAATGACCAATTCATGGGCAATTTTGTATGTCCACTATTTAATATTACAAGCTAGCTACATTATTTTGATGATAATCTCAGAAATCATATCATTTtgctcataaatattttattataaaaatctaCAATATAATGGCTTTTTAGAAACATAGCACCATGCCATTATGACACCTAAAATTAGATAAAAAACCCCTTAACACAGTTAAGTGTTTAGTTTTTCTGACTCAGAAACATTTTGTAACAGTTGTTTTGCTTGAATGTGAGTCCAAATAAAGCCTAGCATTTGGTTGATACGTTTCTTCAGTTTGTCAAATGTgtggtttctctcttctctagtCTTCCTTGCAAGCTATTTGCTGAAGAAACAGTTGTTTGCCTAGTGGAACTGGCCCTGTTCTGGATTTTGTTAGTGGCATCCCTGTGATGTCATGCCCTATGAAATTGTGCTCTGGGCTCCAGAAAATAATACTAACACCAATTATTAACACCTTTTGATATGCCGTTTAAAGTGTTcgatgtttaagaaaaaaattaatccttCAAAATCCCTAGTTTCTATGCAGTAAATACAAACatgatgtaattttaaaatcatgtgaCCTTTAAGTAGTATGATAGTACTTATTAATAAAGGCATACTTTTTAtacaaaatctaaaataatttaaataactcaaataatttacaaaaattacataattcaaaataataaggaCTGATTTCCAACTTTGCTTATAGTAATGTTATATGATGATTCTCCTTTTAATTTCtagatgataaaaaataattgctttcatttatagagttaattttacttttaaaattatatgaaaatttagaaaatgaatcCCCTTAGTAAAATACAACTAACAATAAATTTGTTTTTCCAAGTACTTCATGGGGAAGGAGTCTGAGTAGGGCAGCATTTGTATATTTCTGGGACACTGGTCATAATGACATTCAATATAACCCTTATATtacagtaacacacacacacacacacacacacacacacacacacacacacacacctccaaaaTGCCGAGTTCTTACCTCATGAATCATTGAAATGTAAAACTCTTCTCAGCACTTTTGTGCATTTTCAGTTTATCTATAAATTTTtccttattaatatttttattttataccctTGGGATCATAATTGctgatcttttgttttctttcctcaaTGACTTTATTTCATAGTAATTTtatgttcacagcaaaattgaacaGGAAATACAAAAATTTCTGTGTACATCCTGCCCTCACTGGCACAACCTCCTGTGTTGTTAACATTctccaccagagtggtacatctGTTACAACGAATGTGCCtatattgacacatcattatcacccagagTGTatggtttacattagggttcattctTGCTGTTGTACATTAGATGGGTTTGGGCAAAGGTGTAATGACATATGTGCACCATTATGGTATCATACAGAATTGCTGTATGGCCCTAAAAATGCTTTATGCTCTGTTACTTACGCTGTCACGATGCCCTGGTTCTGATTCCCTGCATGTGTtaattttaatgtacatttttaattattctctTACTTCTATCCAGGTAGCTTTTTTCTCTTGAATCTTTCCCATCTCCTTCCAAAAGTAGgcatacataaaaatatgttgCATATAACATTCCTTGACTAAATTTTATGGGCCATATGGAAGGGAGATATCTTTTATTAGGGAGTAAAAACCTAAAGCCATTTATTACAACTTTTTGCTCTAGGAGTTCTCTTAACCCCTTCACCAATAACAGGTCACTGACTACTATACCCTATCTGTTCTCTCAGCCTaaccccgtggtcagcaaactgtggcttgtgagccacatgtggctctttggccccttgagtgtggttcttcctaagccttaggagtaccctaattaagttaataacaatgtacctacctatatagtttaagtttaaaaaatttggctctcaaaagaaatttcaatcattgtactgttgatatttggcactgttgactaatgagtttgccgaccactggcctaacccaATCTCAACTTCTCTCATTCTAGAGAGGAAAATAAATCCTTCAATTAATGTATGAAAAGAAATTCATCCAAAGCTTCACGTTTGAATCTCCTAAATCATTAAATGGCTCAAAACACAAAAGTGCCTTTCATATAATATGatccattatttttaataaatgaattatgcTTATAAGtagcaaaatttttatttttaactaaaggcccagtgcaccaaatttgtgcatggggggagggagtccccacagccctgcctgaaccctctccaatctgggaccccttgggggatgtttgactgccgggTTAGACCTGATCCCACAGGGTTTGGTCATCCTTGtggtattgggcctaaaccgtcagttggacatccctctcacaatcctggaccactggcttctaatcattcatctgcctgcctggctggttgcccctaactgctcccccctgctggcctgatcacccctcactgcccccctgctggccttgctgtccccaactgcccccctgctggccttgtcactcCTCATGGTCCttccactggcctggttgccccacgcagcctgctgttcagtcatttggtcatccctcactaacccccctgctggcctggtctccccaagcAGCCTGTGGGGTCTTCCATTtggttgtttcggatgtgacttttccagtggttctcaaccttcctaatgccatgatgctttaatacagttcctcatgttgtagtgacccccaaccataaaattattttcgttgctacttcataactgtaattttgctactgttatgaatcataatgtaaatatctgatatgcaggatgtattttaagggttgcgacccacagattgagaaccgctggcttaggcttttatatatatagattacagtTGACAGtcgctatctacactaataaaagagaaacatggtaattggcgtacgaccgctacccttttcattgactaatcaccgagatatgcaaattaactgtcagccaagatggcagcctacagccaggcagcttgaaactaacatgaggcttgcttgcctcagtgacgaggaaaccaacgttccccacctgtggttgcaggcctctgagcctgcagtttcaaacactgtaacaaataccgccggacttcagccagcaggatcacaacattgtatgcaaaggccagaaacctactttcagcagcggaggcctaagagctggagccaagcctcaagctaaagctggcccagaataaaaaaaaaaaaaaaaaaaaaaagaggaaaaaaggagcagttgggagcttcagtcacccccagcctgaaaacagccctcagcccctcacccagactggccaggcaccccagtggggacccccaccctgatccaggacacccttcagggcaaaccagctggcccccacccatgcaccaggcctctattctatatagtaaaagggtaatatgcctcccagcaccaggatcagcagagccgtgaggcctcccggcactgggatcagcgtgacagggggcagcgcccaaaccccctgatcaccctgcggctctgtgtgtgacagggggcggggccacaacctccctatcggccctgctctgttcctgacaggggaaggcgcctcaacccctgatcgccctgcggctctgtgtgtgacagggtgcggcaccccaacccccacctccacaggccctgctccgtgtgtgacggggtagagccataacctccccatcggccctgccctgagtgtgagagtggtggcgccccaaccccctgatcggccctgctctgtgggtgatagagggcggtgccccaacccgctgatccgccctgctctgtgtgtgacaggggacggtgccccaactcccctatcggccctactctctgagtgacaggggggagctccccaaccccctgattggccctgctctgtgcatgacagggggtggtgctgcaacctccccatcgaccctgccttgagtgtgacagggggtggtgcctcaaccccccaatcggccctaccctgagcgtgactgagggtggcatcgcaacctcccaatccgccctgctctgtgcatgacagggggcgatgccccaactccccaattggccctgttctgagcccgaccaggggctgcatctaaggattgggcctgccctctgccacccgggagcaggcctaagccagcaggtcgttatctcccgaggggtcccagactgtgagagggcacaggccaggctgagggaccctcctccccccgagtgcacaaatttttgtgcaccaggcctccctctagttgttttatattagtctcaggtgtacagcacGGTGGTTAGGCATCTATGTAAAAGATCATGGAACGCTTCACTAATTTGTGTGTCATGCTTGCGCAAGGGCCCTGCTAATCTCAGTGTTGTTCCGATTTTGGTAAATGTGCTGCTGAAGGAGCACTAGCAAGGTATTTGTGCACCATCTTAAGGCACTGCCTGTATATCAAGATTATTCAAATTCTGTCAATATTTCTATGAAGTAAGTATCATTCCCACATTGGAGTTGAGAAAAATGTGGCTCAGAATGTTAGATACTTAACCCTAGTGTTACACAGTTCAAAATACTAGCTATAAGGCACTGGATTTGGATTTAGGTTTCTTTGTACCAAACTATGCTACATCAGTTATTCTGTTAGTACCTGTCTCTCCCAGTTACATGTTAAGCTCCCGGAGGCAGATGGCACAGACAGGGACAGTCTCACACACCCTGGGGCTGTTCCATCGTGCCATCCGAGCTGCAATGTGTGGAGCAGTCATGTGGGGCTGAATGACTGAGGCAACGCGGGGAACACAGTTGCAAAGGGCTCGATGGCTCCACGTCAGGTCACACACACGCTCAGGAGTGAAGTGTTGGACACACTCAGAGCACCAGAGCGTCCCTCTCTGGGTGCATCTCCCTGGCAGGGTTTCCACTGGGAGACAGGGAATCCAGAGCAGGCCGGCACCCACCACCTCTGCTGCGTTATCTCATCCCTGTGGCCCTGGGTGCTTTCTCCCTCACAGGCTCCCCTTCCTTAGCCAGGAGCAGAGGGGGGCTGGGGTAGCGGACTGTTCTGTTGCTCCCAGGTGCACAGGGACACTGGGATCTGGTGATGCTGATGGGGCTTACCTGCCTGGACACTCCCTGCAGCCACATTCACCCTGTGTCCCTCACATGCCAGGGTGGCACAGGCAAATCCACAGGTTAGCCAGCAGGACTCATCCAGGAGGCGAGGAGAGCTACACTCCCGCCCCTTCCCTACTTGTTACTAACCCTAAGTAAGGACAAAGCATTGTTGTCTCATTCTAATGCCCTCCTGACTGACTTCCATTTCTTCTCCTGCCTAGAGAATTTTTATCTCCTCAAAggtaaagagaagagagaaagtttCTAATATCATCATTAACTTTACAAATTTAAAGTTTTgagaaattttttttcactttttggtacttttgaaattcaaatttccttTCCCTTAACTTTCCTGTCATAACTTTTGAAAGTTATATTATAGTAAGTATGGACTTCCTTCTTGGTTTTGTATTTCTGCTGAACAAAACCGCACCAAGGGCAGAGGGTATATATGATCCTCACTGATGcctgaattggggggggggggggggagaggcagtGGCCAAGGATGGGAACCAAATGAACAGAGAAATCTTAATCTCATCTAAGAAATCAGGCTTTATTTGGTTGCTCTTTTGTTACTGGACGTCAAATATGATTGGTAAAATGAAAGGGGCCTGAAGCATGAGGGTTTGCCATTCTTAGCCATGGTCCTACTCAGCCCTGAGatgaaagagaggaaaaaattcaataaacaatcTCATAAAGGGGATTTATTGTTTCCATGGAGATATCAGATCAGAGCCACAAGGAATGAGGCATATCCCAGGGGTCTCCATAGTGGGTAacagctgagaaaagaaaaaatgtcagaAGTGAGGGGGTGAATTCCAAGGGTTTGTGAACTCTGCGAGGACACAGCACCTTAAGTCCCAGAGAAGAGATGACAGGAGGGGCATTGGAGGAGAGAAGGCATATGATGGACTTGGCCAGAATAGTGCCAGGTCACCGAGCATGTCCACTCTTCTGCTCTTAAGATTGGAACGCACCTGCAGTAACAGGACAGACACGAGATTCATTGGTCTCAGGGGCTCTGTGCTATCTTCATACTCTTTCCCAATTCTACTGACTCTTCAACCACAGTTGTGTCCACAATCACTTCCCActctccttcctcctgtcctGTGTCTCCAGGTCCCAGCTCTAACACATGGGAATCCTTACCTTTCTGGAGTGTGACTCACAAGGGCCCTTGGTGTCTGGAGGCACCAGCTGGGCGCAGGCCCTGGATAATGAAGACGGTGCCCGTGATGATGCCCACGAGGCCCACGGCCAGCCCCAGGGCGCAGACCACTGTCTCCGTCAGCTCTGACATGGGGGCTGGAATCTCGGGCTCTGTGGGAGTGAGGTGATGGAGGTCAGAATGCGGAAGGTTGCCTCACAGCATGTGTACaagatggggtgggaggggtagTGTTGGGTCTACAAAGACTTGGCTCCAGGTTGAGGGAGAATAATGAAGTCTGCCATCAGAAATCCTTGAAGTGTAGAAAGGAGGCTTTGGGCCATGAGATTTAGGAGCTAAAAGGCAGAGTGTCTGATCTGACAGAGAAAAGAAGGCACCAAAAGGCGTGGGGCTCATACCCACCCCAGTGCTTCAGGAGGGGCTGGTCCAGCCCCCAGTGCTCCACCCTGCAGTCATAGACGTCGTCAGCAGAAGGGAGGAAGGTGAGGTAACTGATCTTGAGGAAGGAATGATCCCTCTTGGTCAGGAAGCTGGTTTCAGAAACACCCTGCGTGACTGAGTGCCCATTGCTCAGCCATGAGATGTTGATCACAGGAGGGAAGATGTTGTCCACGGCACAGATGAGGGTGTTGGGCTGGCCCAGCTCCACGGGAGCCTTGGGAAACACAGTCACCTCAGGAACCTCTGCGGTGAGGAAACAGCACTGGGTTTAGAATCATGGGCAGCTCTGCCCTGAGGGTCCCTGCGTCCTGGAGGGGCCTCCCACCTACGTTTCCCCATCGGAGAGCAGAGATGCTCTTGTTCCCTCTGCTTGTGAGCAGCTGTACACTGCCCGCCTGTCACTCTGTGGGCCCCTTGTTAGGGTAGGGCGTCTAAGGGACCTATCCTTGAAGGAGTGGAGGATTGCAGTGTGGGTGCAAGAATCTGTATTTCATGGAAATATGTGATTTGTaagaagggagaggatgagggcTCAGCAAATTCCATGAGAAGATCTGGGACTCCTTGGAAAGGAGAGCATTTTACAGAGTGAAGGGAATCTATCCGAGGCGAGAAGGGAGTGAGGCCTGGTATGAAGGGTTGATTTGGTAAAGAGACAGAATGGTGGATACACACCATTGATAGCAGCGGTAGAGTTGTAGCGTTTAATCAGGATGTCCAGGTTGTGGTTTGCAGTAGCCACATTTCTCAGTCCACCCTGTGGGTCAAAACCTCCAAATTCACTTAACCCAGGCAGCCGCCAGAcagtctctctcttcttcaggtCCACGTAGAACTCCTCGTCTCCATCAAATTCAAAAGTGTACTGGCCTGAGGGACCGTAAGACTGGTAGAAGCTTGCGCCATAGGCAGCAACATGGTCAGCTGATGAgtgaggtgggagcagggaggtgcAAAACACAGGAGAGAAAGGATCTCGTTAAACAAAGTGACAAGAAACAGACGTGCAAACATTGAGGGCTGCTCCTTAGGCACAGCCTGCAGACTGTCTCCAgtgcctgctccctcccctggTTGTTCTGTTAGAATCCAGCTGCCTCTCCACTCCCACATTCACTTCTGTCACAGGAACAGAATTCCACAGGTCTGTTCACTGCTGTTCGCTGCCTGCCTAGCTCAGCCCCTGGCACCTCGGATAAATACTGAAATGGGTGGaacaaagaatgaatgaatggccatGGCCTTAGCTTTCTTTCCAGAGATTCAGTTTACCTCCCTCTGCTCATAAgttttctctctcaatttcttcatcGGTTAATAACACATTCATTGTGGGTCCTCTCCCCTCAGGACTGGCTCAGAACAGAACATGTTCTATGCAAGGAttccttcctccttttatttttttaaccaacaGAAGCACATCCGgtatcatttttaaagaattgccTCTATTTTAGGGAATAAGAAAGAATAGGATAAGGGAAGTCACAACATCACAAAACACATAAAAGGTAAACAATGCTTCTAAGGTCTTTgcttttttcagtttttgttgttttgttaatcctcacctgatattttttccattaatttttttttattttttttttatttttttagagagagagtgggagggaggggggagaaagagagagagaaacgtctcagatcaattggttgcctctcgcaggtgactctggggattgaacctacaacccaggtacctgcccttgactaggaatcaaaccaatgacctttcCATGGGCatgccagcactctaaccactgagccaccagccagggctaaggtCTCTGCTTCTGTAACAGGGTGGTCCTTAGGGGAGAGCACCTGGTTTCCTCTGAAATGAAACTGGAAACTTCATTAGACTTTGGATTCCTGTCACTTCCCACCCTCTTCTTTTCTTGAAGGACGTTACTAAACCTCTCCTTTTTCTGACTCAAGACTTACCTTGTTGGGGACTCAAGGAAAACTCTGGCCCTTCCCTGGAATGGACAGTGGACTTGGTATGAAGCCAAAGCAGAAGGCAGCCAGCACAGCTGACTCCGCCCAGGTGGGCCTGATTGGACAACTTGTCTGAGCCTTTTActgtttcctcttccctcccttcctattTCCCGAGTATCAACAAGGTTTCAGACATTGTGAGGAGTGAGGAGTAACACACGGACCATGCATGGTCTCTGCCAGTGGGGAGCTTAATGAACAGGGGAGTCAGGTGAGTAAGAAGCCAATAGGTGTACTTGCTGAGTTTTCCACAAATACCTCACCTGCCCATCAAACCAGACGTCACCCTTTCATGCTCCTTGGTCTTTACAAGGGTCTGTTTTCCTCCCTCAGATTATCTTCCAGGATCTCCTGGACACCTCCAGTTCATTCTTGAAGTGTCTGCTTAGTTACCATCTTCTTGGCTAAGTCCTCTCCTTAAGCATAGTTTTGACCACATTATGACCTCCAGCCCCTCCATGCAAATGTCCTCTTTGCAAGTTTATCTAGTCCTCATCCCAGCAAAGCCTCCATTTTCAAACatgaatatatacaaatattcttTTCATCTGCACATGtcctggctgcatgctgctgctgACGGACATCACTGCACCAGCTGGAACTGCTCACTTTCAGTTTCAGCCTCGCTGGGCCCACtgtcctgcccagcactgtgttGCCCCATTGCTAATCTGAGCTCCTTCTGGAGCAGACAGCATGTTTCTTCATCTGAGTCCCAGCACTGAGCTCCTGGTGCTCAAACTGTGTAGCAAATGAGAGCACTATTCTCCAGGACGACAGAGATTTGGGGAAGACTGACAGACAAGAAGGTAGCAGCATCCTGTGAAAGTTAGACTCAGTGGTGATGACTGTATTATGACTCCTGAGCCCTAAGCACTGTTGTTAGGTGGGcctttatttttccataaaaatattaaaaaataatattttatgaccaTATTGgtataaacacaaatataattcaggctaaattaaaatagtttcttctaccctaaaagttcattttttgttctaattttaaaagaaaggaaaacattttcatgGGGTGCAACAGGCATTGCAGACCCTCGGCCCGGTGCCCACTGTGGGGGGTATGTGGAGCCGGACCAGGGCACTCTGCAGTGACTTTGAGAAAAGGGAACTTGGACATGCTCTGGAGAAGCAGGCAAAACTTTCCTACCAAACCAAGAAGCCTGGGGGCAGCCAT
Coding sequences within it:
- the LOC132237496 gene encoding SLA class II histocompatibility antigen, DQ haplotype D alpha chain-like → MALNRALIWGALALTTLLSRCGGEDIVADHVAAYGASFYQSYGPSGQYTFEFDGDEEFYVDLKKRETVWRLPGLSEFGGFDPQGGLRNVATANHNLDILIKRYNSTAAINEVPEVTVFPKAPVELGQPNTLICAVDNIFPPVINISWLSNGHSVTQGVSETSFLTKRDHSFLKISYLTFLPSADDVYDCRVEHWGLDQPLLKHWEPEIPAPMSELTETVVCALGLAVGLVGIITGTVFIIQGLRPAGASRHQGPL